ATATTTTTAGTCTTATCTAAAAATATTTTTTGCATAAACAAAATTTAATTTTTAGGTTTGTGTCATAAATTGGAAATGATACGGACTATGAAAAAAATCTTACTCTTCTTTTGTTTTATTTTGGCTATGACGAATGCCATGAGCCAATCCATATCGGGTAGAGTGGTTTCAAATAATGAAGCGGTGCCATTCGCTTCTTTGCAGATAAAAAACACCAATCTAGGAGTGGCTTCTGACGAAGATGGCCGCTTTAGCTTCGAAAAGCTTCAATCAGGCCAATACACGGTGCAATGCCAAGCAGTGGGCTTTAAATCAAAAAGTATTGATATCAACCTAACTAATGATGAAAATGCAGAGCTTACGATTGAGTTGAATGCGGATTTATTAAATCTGGAGGAAGTAGTTGTAAGCGGTACGAGAACCAGCGTGGTCAGAAAAGAATCACCTGTGATCGTTACTGTCACTGATGAAAAGATATTCAATGCTGTGCAAGCGGTTAGTTTGTCGGAAGGACTGTCTTTTCAGCCGGGCTTGAGAATGGAGACTAATTGCTCGAATTGCGGATTTAGTCAAGTGAGAATTAATGGTTTGGAAGGAGCTTATAGTCAGATTCTGATTGATAGCAGACCAGTTTTTAGCGCTTTGAACAGCATATATGGACTTGAACAGATACCATCCAATATGGTGGATAGGATTGAGGTGATAAGAGGGGGTGGTTCCGCGCTATATGGATCCAATGCTATCGCGGGAACTATTAATGTAATCACTAAAGACCCAGTGGACAATACATTTCAAATTGGAATGAATAGCGCCTTGGTGAATGGCAGTTCCATGGATAATATGTTGAATGCTAATGGATCAATTGTCAGCGATGATGGCATGAGCGGAATGTCTTTGTTTGGGATGACAAGGGAAAGACAAGAGTATGATCATAATGACGATGGATTTTCAGAAATTCCAATGATCAATAATTTGACATTTGGAATGAAAGGTTTTCATAGATTCTCAGAGTTGGAGAAGATGACAATAGAGTTTCATACGACTAGAGAGCATAGAAGAGGTGGAGATAGTTTGAATTTACCTGCGCATGAATCAAATATTGCGGAGGAATTAAGATCTACGATTTACGGAGGAGGCGCTTCTTATGAGAGATTTTCTAGAGACAGGAAGAATTATTATTCAGTATATGCCTCTGTGCAAAATACGGATATGAAGAATTATTATGGAGCCGGCAAAGATCCGGATGGCTATGGCCGTACATTTGACAATACATTTGTCACTGGAGGACAGTTTACCAGAACTATGGATAAATTTGCCGGTGGAGAAGGAACTTTTACAGGTGGTGTGGAGTACAAGTCGGATGTGATGTCAGACAGCAAGCCGGGCTATGGAATTTCGATAGAGCAGGATTTGAGAATGCTGGGAGTTTATGCTCAACAAGAATGGAAGCCGGTGGATAGACTGAAGCTATTGTTTGGGTTGAGGTATGATTATAATAACCTGACGGAGGAAAATATCTTAAACCCTCGTTTTAATTTTATGTATGATCTTACGCCGGATTTGCAGTTTAGAGCTTCATACGCAAGAGGTTATAGAGCTCCTCAAGTGTTTACTGACGATGTGCATGCTGAATTGATTTCAGGCGAAGTAAGAGTGATACGTTTGGGCCCAGATTTAGAATCGGAATTGTCCAATAGCTATTTAGCTTCATTCGACTGGAACAAATCATCAGGTTTGTCCCAATACGGCTTGACATTAGAAGGTTTCTTCACAAGGTTGAATAATCCATTCATTTTGGAAGGTGTCGAAGATGATAATTTTCCTGATCAACAAATTCTTGAAAAAAGAAATGGAGATGGAGCAAGCGTATATGGCTTGAATATCGAGGCTAAATATGCCTATACTCAGAAATTGCAACTGCAGGGAGGTTTTACAGTTCAGCGAAGCCTTTATGACAATGAAGTCGTTTGGACAAGTTCTGAAGACTCAGAGGTGATAAAGAACACGTCATCAAAAAGGTTTCTTCGCACGCCGGATGTATATGCCAATATGGTTATTTCATATTATCCTGTTGAAAAATTCGGAATATCAAATTCAGCGGTTTTCACGGGCTCTATGCTTGTGCCTTTGGCAGAGAGAGATGATGAGTTTATTCAAAGAGCCGATCAGTTTGTGAATACCAAAGAATTTTTTGAGTGGAATATAAAGTTTGACTATGACCTGGATATTTCCGATCAATATTGTATTCAATTCAATGCGGGGGTTCAGAATATTTTGAACAGTTATCAATCGGATATAGACCCAGGAGAGAATAGAGACGCAAGTTATGTGTATGGTCCTGGGAGACCGAGAACTTTCTTTGTTGGAGTTAAAATTGGGAATGCCTTTTAATTTTTAATATCTATCTTTTATCATGGACTTGCAGTTTTATTAATTGAGACTGTAAGTCCCTGTGATTGGAAAGTGGTCAGAGTATGTAATGTCTCTATGCACCTTGAAACTGTGGTTTTTAAAAAAAGCATTGTCGAAGAATTGATTGTCAATGCGTAGAAAGAACAAATCGCTGTTGTAGGTAAAACCAAAGCCCATTCCTTTTCTTTCGAAACTGTTTTCGAATAATTTTCTAAAGGTCAGGTAATTGAACGTGTATGGGATGTCATTGAAGTCTCCGCAAATTATCACGGGATAAGGAGATGTTGCCGCGTGAGTACTGATAGCTTTAGCTTGTTTGGATCTCATGATTATTCCTGATTTTAACTTGCGATAGGTTTCACCAAGAGAGTTTTTGATTTTGCTTCTTTGGGTCAGATTCTCTTGCTTGATGGAGTTGGAAAAAAGATGAACATTGTAAATCCTAATTGTATCCGCATCCATTAGAATATCAGTAAAAATGCATCCGTTGGCATTTTTATTTTCGTTTAATACGATCTCTCCCTGAGCGATGATGGGGTATTTGCTGAAAGTGACTACCCCGTTTGTGTGCTTTTTTGTTTGGTTGCTGTTTGAAGATTTGATGTATCCTTGAGCTTTGAGTTGTTCGTCTATATTTTTATCTGGATTTTTATTAGAGCTTACATATTCTTGAAAGCATTTTATTGGAGAGTCTTCTTCAATGATCCACTTTTTCATGTTTTCAGAAAATACCATTTTGCCTTCTTCGTTTATTTCTCTGACGTTTCTTAAGTTATAGCTCAAGATGCTGAAACCTTCTGTTTCTTGTTTGTTCCATTCAAATGTAAACGTTAGATAGGGTATGCCGATAATGATTGAGATTAATGAGGCGGATCTTATTTTTGACGAGAAAATAAATGACAGGGCTAGCCAAACAAGGTGGAAAACTAATATGATTGGAATAGAGTAGGATAT
The Aureibacter tunicatorum DNA segment above includes these coding regions:
- a CDS encoding TonB-dependent receptor, which codes for MKKILLFFCFILAMTNAMSQSISGRVVSNNEAVPFASLQIKNTNLGVASDEDGRFSFEKLQSGQYTVQCQAVGFKSKSIDINLTNDENAELTIELNADLLNLEEVVVSGTRTSVVRKESPVIVTVTDEKIFNAVQAVSLSEGLSFQPGLRMETNCSNCGFSQVRINGLEGAYSQILIDSRPVFSALNSIYGLEQIPSNMVDRIEVIRGGGSALYGSNAIAGTINVITKDPVDNTFQIGMNSALVNGSSMDNMLNANGSIVSDDGMSGMSLFGMTRERQEYDHNDDGFSEIPMINNLTFGMKGFHRFSELEKMTIEFHTTREHRRGGDSLNLPAHESNIAEELRSTIYGGGASYERFSRDRKNYYSVYASVQNTDMKNYYGAGKDPDGYGRTFDNTFVTGGQFTRTMDKFAGGEGTFTGGVEYKSDVMSDSKPGYGISIEQDLRMLGVYAQQEWKPVDRLKLLFGLRYDYNNLTEENILNPRFNFMYDLTPDLQFRASYARGYRAPQVFTDDVHAELISGEVRVIRLGPDLESELSNSYLASFDWNKSSGLSQYGLTLEGFFTRLNNPFILEGVEDDNFPDQQILEKRNGDGASVYGLNIEAKYAYTQKLQLQGGFTVQRSLYDNEVVWTSSEDSEVIKNTSSKRFLRTPDVYANMVISYYPVEKFGISNSAVFTGSMLVPLAERDDEFIQRADQFVNTKEFFEWNIKFDYDLDISDQYCIQFNAGVQNILNSYQSDIDPGENRDASYVYGPGRPRTFFVGVKIGNAF
- a CDS encoding endonuclease/exonuclease/phosphatase family protein, with translation MNLTKTKFSKFTTLSLAITICSCLCYASALIPPYAFWPAGIISYSIPIILVFHLVWLALSFIFSSKIRSASLISIIIGIPYLTFTFEWNKQETEGFSILSYNLRNVREINEEGKMVFSENMKKWIIEEDSPIKCFQEYVSSNKNPDKNIDEQLKAQGYIKSSNSNQTKKHTNGVVTFSKYPIIAQGEIVLNENKNANGCIFTDILMDADTIRIYNVHLFSNSIKQENLTQRSKIKNSLGETYRKLKSGIIMRSKQAKAISTHAATSPYPVIICGDFNDIPYTFNYLTFRKLFENSFERKGMGFGFTYNSDLFFLRIDNQFFDNAFFKNHSFKVHRDITYSDHFPITGTYSLN